The DNA segment TTGATTTTTGGAGAATTGGCAACTTTTTCCAGTTTAAGAAGCACCATAAAGTTCCCAAGAAAGTGCTACCAGTCATTGAACTAAGTCCCTTACCATTTACTTGCTGATTACTATAAAGGGCTAATAAAATCTCATGATTTAAGCAagacttgttaggtgccattgagtgggtttcagctcatagtgaccccatgtgaaagaggagaactgccccatagggtttcctaggctttaatctttatgggagcagatgggcaggtctttctccagcagagctgctgggtgggttcaaaccaggaaccttttgattagcagccagcatGTTAcccatttgcatcacctagggaaaAATATGGTAAATATCACTGGAATAGTGCTTTTGAGAAAAGTTAGGAAGTTTCTTTAGAAGATTTCGATCccatattaaaaaagaattacCCAACCCCTTCAAAAAGATGTACTATGTTGGATTCTTCCAAGTCACAACCTCTTAAGCCTCCATCAAAAAGATGTTGCTCATTGAAGCTTTCTGAGAATGTCAAGTCAGTATCCCTCTTCTACGCTgtcacaccaaacccaaaaccaaacctgttgctggctagtagattccgacttatagtaaccctataggacagagtagagttgcctcatacggtttccaaatagtgacttgtggatttgaactgccgaccttttggctagcgccAGCCAGGGCTCTTAACCccgtgccaccaaggttccatgttgttgtaaaccaaaaaactcactgctgtcgagtcgattccaactcaataaAAAAGCACCCTGCAATTACCACTGATCACATTTTGAAATTAAATTTATTCATGTGACAATTTGGTTACTTTCACTTTTCTTCCAGGAGATTCTATCATTCCACAAGAGCAGAGACAGTGTCTGTTTTGCTCATCATTCTATCCTCGGGCACACAGAATTGTGCCTATTGTGTCCAATGAATATTAGTGAATGGACACAATTACATTTAGAATCAGAATCATCCAATAGAAAGTATTATGCATTTAATGACCAGTAGACTTCAGTTTACCACTAGATCTTAGTTTCAGAGCCACCATTAATTTTCCTTGGGTCATTAGGAACAACTATTTAAACTTTCAAAGTGTATCTCCTTATCTATAAAACTGGGACATTTCTACCTGTCGCCACCTCTCGGGGATGCTGCCAGGATCATGTGGGAGGCAGATTGTTAATTTGCTTTGCAAAAGGAAGGCGCCTTACAGGCACCTGTCCTGCCTAGGTTGCTCAGCGCTGCCACAGAGGCAAGTCCACGTCACCCCATTATATAAGGGGCCCGCCCGTCCGGCGTCCGCTGGATTCCCTGACCCTGCGTCACGAGGCCGCCGCCCTGAAGACGTCCAACAGTGCCCTGAACAGAAGCGCTGCAGGGTGGGGCCTGCCCGAGGCTAACTGCCAGCTGCTAAAATCTCTGGCTACTGCAACCGCTCCGGGTCTGAGGCCGGAAGCCCCACCCGCCCTCGCCTGCCGCCAGCTCGAGGTCGGTTCGAAAGTGACCTTGTTTTTGCGTTGCTAGGAGACCTGGCTTCCGCGCGCCCCCTACTGGCCCGCGCGGGGGTGACGCGCGGGAAAGGGGCGGACCCGCGGCAGGCGCGGGGAGCTACAGGCGAGCACCGTTAGAGCGGCCTGGCACGGCGCCCCCCTCGGCGCCCCTGGAAGCGGCATCTCTTCCTCTACCACCGTCCGGCTTCGCTGGTGCCCGAGGGCAGATAACAGCGCGCCTCTTAAGTGGCTGGGAGCGACATTTGTTCAGGACTGGGGAAGGACGGTCAGTCAGGTGAGTCGCAGCGGGACTAGCAGCTGTGGTGGCCACGCCCTGCCGAGGGAGCAGAGCCGGCTGGGTGCCGAGGAGCGCGGTGAAGGGGTCCAGCTGTGGAAAGGGTGGGCCTACCGTGGTGGGTGCCACAGGCCACATCGTTCACGCCTGAAGAGCCGGCGCGGCCGCAGTGAGCGCCCTCCGGCCAGCAGACAAAGAGTTAACGCGCCGGCAGTGACCGTGGGCCCCGGATGTGAGAACCGCGGCGCGGCGTCTGTCGGCCGCGCTGCAGGTGCGCCCGGGAGGGCGGAGCGGGCGGACTGGCGGCGACCTGAGCTCCCGAAGCTGTCTGTCATCGTGCAGGGGCCGCTAGGCTTCCTCCACGGGAGCCCTGTTTTctaacttgagggcaacaggtggTGCCTGTGGACCGCGAGATAGCCGGGCTTCGCAGCTGGGAGAGCGACAGTTAAGCTGGCCAATTAGGGCGCCGGGGCGGGAGTTGTGTGGACATTCTGGTTGGACTGACCAATGGGATTTGGGATCATGGGTGGGCTGCGATGAGTGGGCGTGGTCGGAGTCTCAGTCCAAGGTTTCTAGTGCAGCGATTGCCAGAGCTGTGTGGAGAGCTAAGCCGAGCGGGCATGGGGTGCTTTCCACCCGTGTAGTAACGCCTTCCTGCCAGCCAATGCTTACTCGTTTGGACACAGACTCCAATTCAGGAGGTGAGAGCGTTGTTATATTTTTGGGTCGCGGGAGGGAGTAATAGTGACCTTGGTTATCCTTTGAACATGTGGAATTAGATCCCCAAGATTGTATATTATGAGTTTTCTGCCAGAAGAGGTACTTCTGTGGTTACGGCGACTTGGACCAGATACTGGTGACAGGGTTGTCTCCGGAATGAGGTCATTGAGTTTGGGGACCCAGGGGAGTATGAAAAGTACTTATTACTGTAATTTAAGTGAGTCTTAAAGAATTCCCATCAGTTATTTTGTCGTTTGTCTTAAAGATTGCCTGCGTTTCATATCTAAGTTTGTTGACTAAAGCAAGTTTTATCCATCAGGTTCCCCGTGTTGCTTATCAGAAATTGAGAAAAACAGTTATAGTGCGTTATTTCACAAAAATAACTTATTCATTCCCCTCCTTCACGTTCCCCCAGCAGTGTTGTAGCTGAATCACCTAGGAAGAGAAATTCAAAAGCCTTACGAAGAAATCGTTTCAACTTGGGATACTTATTTGCTACTGGAAATGGGGAATGGACTGTCAGACCAGAATTCTATCCTGTCCAGCTTGCCTTCATTTCAGTCCTTCCACATTGTTATTCTGGGTTTGGACTGTGCTGGAAAGACAACTGTATTATACAGGCTGCAGTTCAATGAATTTGTAAATACCGTGCCTACCAAAGGatttaacacagagaaaattaAGGTAACCTTGGGAAATTCTAAAACAGTCACTTTTCACTTTTGGGATGTAGGTGGTCAGGAGAAATTAAGGCCCCTGTGGAAATCATATACCAGATGCACAGATGGCATTGTGTTTGTTGTGGACTCTGTTGATGTTGAAAGGATGGAAGAAGCCAAAACTGAACTTCACAAAATAACTAGGATATCAGAGAATCAAGGAGTCCCTGTACTTATAGTTGCTAACAAACAAGACCTCAGGAACTCATTGTCTCTCTCGGAAATTGAGAAATTGTTAGCAATGGGTGAACTGAGCTCATCAACTCCTTGGCATTTGCAGCCTACCTGTGCAATCATAGGAGATGGACTAAAGGAAGGACTTGAGAAGTTACATGATATgataattaaaagaagaaaaatgttgcggcaacagaaaaagaaaagatgaatagTAATACCTTTTATATCTGTGTGGAGTAGGTTTTCTTTGGTCTGATTTTGACAAATGGAAGAGTGTCTACAGCCTGGATTGCCTGCCTGCCCTCCTGGATGCTGtcgcatttttgttttgttgaacaATCAGATGCCCAACTCTGTTGCCTTGTGGAAGATGAGTAAACGCAGTGCTCCTTAAAGTGGTCTCTTCTGCACTCCCTGCACCTCCCCcggcccgccccccccccccccgccatctTTTGGTACTACCATTTTTTGAAAGCCAAGCAAGGATAGTAAATTGACCAGGAAAACAGTTGTGGAAATTTGACCTGAAGTTAGTGAAATAAAACTTTGAAGAGTGTCTACCTAGTGTTGTGCTTACATCTTTTTGGGGGAATCTTTTGCAGGGACTTTGCATAGAAGGCTTTTTAAGTTAAGATGAAATGCTAACGAATGGAAATGTTAAGATAGATTAATATAAACAGTTATGTGGGTCAAGTTTGCCcatttggcccttttttttttttgatgtaagaACAAAGTGTTTGCTTTTTTAGATTTTGACCGAattatttttatcagtttctgaAATCAAACAATTCAATGCTATGTCTGAATTCTAGACAATATTTAAGTTGGTCTGAACTTAAAATAATCAAATGAAGGCATTTGGGGGCATATTCAAGTGCATGGATTAGTTTTCCTGACAAAGCATGTTTTGGTGTGTAGTCTTACTTTTTAGAAATAACTATGCATCTTTTACATGGTCAGATTTAGAACACCTTTTTTGGGGTTTAGGTATATTGTAGAAATAGTGTGCTGTCAGAAGCACTTTCACTTGAATAACCTAAAATTATTTACTTGACTCTTTTATATAGTAAATTTGGGCATGTAGATGCGTATGCTTGGATACGTTTTTGGATTTATAAAGAAAGTAATTGATGAATTCAGTCAAAAGGATGTAATTGTGATAAATGGtctctaaaatattaaaaaatattctattAATATTTGCTAGCTGAACACAGATGTGGTTTTTCACATCATATTTTTGTAGTGTTTTGGGAGGAGCAAAAGCTTTATAAACACCACCTGATGCACTGTGGagtgaaaatgtaaaaaatgtcATATGTGCGCTAAGCTTTAGTTTTTTGTTTACAAGCTGAACAGTGTTATATGGGCAGTCCGCTCCTGATTATAAGGAAGGAAGAAGTGGTTCAATACTGCAGATAAGAACTTCAATTATAGAAAATGAAGGGGAAAATAACAAAGCTCTGTTCTATGAAAATTCGCTGGTGCTGTTTACATTGGAATAAATTATTACAAGGAAACACCTTTACCAAATGTTTTGTCAATAGGCAAAGACTTCCATTGTATTCCATATGTTACTTCCAATGTAATTCCACATATTAataaatttttctatttctatgtGTAAAGCCAACAGCTGTTTGTTCCGAAGATAACCAAAAGAAATGCACTTtgctaggtttggttttggtttctagttttggtttatttcatttttctttagtgGCACAGCTGAGTTTTTGGAACCTCGATTCTTGTTACACACAAAATGAAGTAGCTTCCTGTGGAGCTTTCATATGTTAAATGTACCTGCACTAGTGACAGTCACTTAGAATGTTTATATTTCTAGGAATGTGGATAACCTAACTACCAATAAACTCTACTTGAGGCACTAGGAGAACAGTGTTTGAGTTTTCATGTACTTCCATTTTTGCTTAAGCTTTTAATTAAATATGTGAAAACAACTTTGACAGCTGGGTTATATAAGTTCTATAGTAGTTGGGTTCATCTGCTCCTGTGTGACAGAGGCACTGAAAGCTATCTTCtgggaggactttttttttttttaacccttcatTAATACTGAAATCGTGGTATATACTCTAAACATGACCAGCTAAACTCATGAAAGGTTAATAAAgcttgcttgaaaaaaaaaaaaaaaaaaaactttgagtcAATTTAAATTTTCAGCCTGCCTGGACTTTCCATATACTTCCTGTATAAAATAGTGTTGTTTTAACTATCTCTTGGTAATTTAAGGGTATAGACCATTATTTTCTAGCCTAAGAATTTGATAAGCAAATCCATGCTAAATTTTTCATATTTAGTGAATGAAAATGGCATGAACAATATATTAGTTTTTATTTCTAAGATACATTTTCAACTTTATTGTTGAAAAGTCTTTAAGATTTTTCAGTTTGCCAAATTCAAGTTCCTTACCATCTATTGTAGCTATTCATCCCAGAAGATAGTAAGATTGGGGGGGGGTCTCAGGGTAAGTCCTGAAGAGTTTAGAAAGTGCTTTTGTACTAGTTTTCTGTTGTTTAAAATGTACCTTTTTTTCCTAAagtatatttttgaaattttttttatatttgatgtTCCTTGGTTTAATACTAAATATTAATTCAAATTTACTAtcaaagaacaaaatttaaaaaaatacttggtATTTTAAAAGGTTTAATGAAAAGTTAAATGTCCAGAGTTGTTCTAAAACAAATTATAacatttagggggaaaaaaaagttgtataCTTTTAAGTTTCCAGCATAGGTTCACTAAGAATTAAACATGTAAAAATGAACCTAAATCCTAATTGAAAGCCACAAAGTGATtagtataaatgtatatacagagaTAATTAATATTAATGAATGATGGTTTATGAATATAGGGAAAGGCATAGACttagaatatttttgtttttacaagGTATTTGACACTAGAAGGGTGTTTTCATTAAATTATTCATGTTGACTTCAAAAGAGGTCTTTGGTAGTAGAGTGTTTCAAGGTTCTATTCAATACAACATTGTCAACACTAACAATTTTCGTCAGtgataataacaaaaatacagtatgttcCTTAAAACTTTAGATGATGGAAAACTCAGCATTTAGGTAATAAAACTTAAAGTCTCAAGTATACAATCGTttgagattgtaattttaagtCCAACCCAATTAAATTTAGCAGAACAATAAatgtttcaaagaatcagctaagAGAAGATTGAGGGCAACCAGATTTAGTTGCAAATTATGTGGAAATGTCTGGAGTGAGTAAATTAAAGCTTAATGTGGAACAGTAGTATGCCAAGCTAATAATCGTAAAGTTAAtgtaaaaatgtttgaaaatcagAGATAATGGTTTCAATAAACCACTGTTAGAATATATATCAGATCCTGTTCGTGCAAGTTAGAAATGTAGGGATATCTATATAGAAGGTTCATTTATAAGGATGTCCAATACACTGGCTGAAAAGAGCATGAGCTTTGGAGTTCGATCAGGGTTCAAATCCCGGCTCTTCTGCTGTTACACAGGTGACCTTTTGGTAAGTTAACTTGAAACGTCTCAGACTGTGAATGCCCTCCTGGTAAGATTAAAACTGTCATAGAGAATTTTGAGAGGATTGAATGAAATAATGTGTATAAACTATTCAGCACTTAAAGCCcttaatccattgctgttgagttgattccaactcatataatAATAAAAccgagaaaaccaaaaacccactgctgtcaagtcatttccaagtCAAAGTAGACCCTATATGAgaaaacagccccatagggtttccaaggagcggctggtgaattagaactgctgaccttttggttagcaggcgagctcttcaccacaccaccaccaaggctccaggtatgtaagagctcaataaatggtagataTCATTAGCATGTATGAATCAAtatgttttaaagaacagaacagTATCGTTGTTAATGGCATGCAAGCCCAGATTTGAATCCTGGATCCACCACTTAACTAGTTTCATCCTGGGTAATTTATTCAGCTACTCTCAGCCGTAGTTTCTTCACTTGTAACCTGAGGATTATGTCTATAAATCCTTAAAATTGATTGAAAGGATTAAGGAAAGTATGATTTCTAGcagagtgcctgacacatagtaagcataGTAAGATGACAGAAAaaactcttgattttttttcatagtgTTTATATAGCATGGCATGAAACGGCAACTTGGTGGAATTTGGGAAagtctgttagctgccattgagtagctccatgactcatagtgaccccctgcaCAATGGAACTATTGTACTATTGTGATTCATACTGttctcactgactgatttttgaaaataaattgccaggcctttcttcctagtctgtcttagtctggaagcaccactgaaacctgttcaacatcatagcaacacgcaagcctccactgacaggtgcgTGATGGCATGAGTTGCATGGGctgaaatcaaacccaggtctcccacatgggaagTGTGAATGCTACTGTAGAACCAATGCCCCTGCCTGTAGGGGATTAGGTATCTTAGGCAAGATTGGTTATAAACCAGGTAAGTTGAAAATTCTGGGTTATTAATCAAAATAAATCCATCCTTTCTTCGTTGGGTCCTCTCTTCCCTAGCTCTGTAataaggaagaaattgaagaatgtcAAAACACAAGTATTACCTAGAGCTTTGTCCCTCAGCATTTCCTTCCTGCTTGAAGACTCAATCAGGTAATGCAGATTAACTGGCtgcagttgagtcggttccaactcagggcaaccccatgtgattcagagtagaactctattccatagggttctcaatggctgattttttggaaatagatcaccaggcctctttgGGTAGTCTTGAACCCCCAGACTTTTGAGTGGCAGCTGAACACATTAGatgttgtcttagttgtctagtgctgctctaacagaaataccacaagtggatggctttaacaaatttatcctctcacagtcgtaggctagaagtctgaattcagggtgccagctccagggggaagactttctgtctgtcatcaatcttcccttggttgaggagcttcttagcacagggaccctgggtccaaaggacatgctgtgctcctggtgcttctttcttgctgATATGAgatcctcatgtctctctgctcgagccttttatatgtcaaaagagattggcttaaaacacaacctaatgttgcagattgagtcctgcttcattaacatcataggggatttacaacacataggaaaatcacatcagatgacaaagtggtagacaatcacacaatactgggaattgtggcctagctgAGTGGACAGGTattttgaagggacacaattcaatccatgacaaatatatACTTAATTATTAATTATAAATGATTGCCACTGGTATAGGTTAATTAACACAATGTTTCTCGATGTGTGATCCCTGGACCAAAagcatcagaattacctggggacttgttagaaatgcaaatactcAAGCTCTGCCCCAGACCTAAGAAACAAGCTCTGGGGATAGGTCCAGTCTGTGTTCGCAAAAGTTGCACTAAATAAGGGGCACAGCGAACAAAGTCCACCTTCATTGCTAACTGAATGGATCAGCCTGAATCCAATTCCCAAAGTGTGGAAATGTATccagtcctcaccttcccacttctTCATCCTCGCTACCAGCCATTCAACGGGGCACATTCTCTCTCTGATCCCAGCCACCTGGAGCTGGGTCGGAGCTCACAAGTTAGAAGGACACCTTCTTTCAGACTGCTGAAAAGGCAGACGCTGGCACCTGCTGGCTGTCACTGTCCCTGTTGGTTCTTTAACCCACAGAATTGGAACAACTCAAAATTCATGGAGAGtgtacttaaggagccctggtggtgcagtggttaggcacttagctgctaacctaaaggtcagttgttcaaacccaccagttgctccacaggagaaagatgaggcagtctgctttcatacagatttacagtcttggagagcccatgtggcagttctacttgtcctattaggtggttatgagttggaattgacaaagatacaaatgaagagacacataagGTGAGGTCCGGGAAGTTTTACAgcctggagcttccatgtccccaaAGAGGGATGTGCTTGCTACCCTTTCCCGTGCATAGTCACCAACCAGGAAACTCATCACAGCTTTAGGGTTCAGAGCTCTCATCAGCCTATCTATGTGGCTATAATAGATTACATTATGACTCCTGAGGCTTAGCATGGCCCTGAGGTGGTCCCTGTTAGCCTCCTCTCATTAGCTTTAGGTGTTGGTCCAGCTGGAGAGAAGCAAGAACAAAGGCCAAATTGCTTCCTGCAAGGTGATTCCACACCTCATAAAAGCCTTCCAGTTAACTCTGAGGTGCAATAAAGTTAACCACTGCGTTTACAGAAAATGCAGTCATTTATCatacttaaggagccctagtggtacagtggttaatcaacagttgaaatccaccagccactccttggaaaccctatggggcagttcagatctgtcctgtagggttgctatgagatggaatcgactcaatggcaatgggcttggatcatgcttaaaaaaagaaaaaaagaatttggattaagataaattttttttatttccaatgcTATAAAATTCAGACCTTTTTAAAAAAGCGCTTCTTCAGCAGCACAATGTTTACTTTATAGCAGGCTTCCAGTAAAACGTTACTGAATGAACTAATTGGTACCAGCACAACCACTGCTATCTGTCACATCTTACAgatttgtttagtttttaaacatacatgcatacatacacttAAATACAAAAGAAGGGAGCTTTGCTTGTGGACTGTGCTAAATATCCTAAGATGCTCAGCATTCTAAGGATGGGTGGTTGAAGAGCGATGTTGAAATTGACTAGTTGTAAATAAAAtcttaactttttattatggaaaatttcaaacttgTACAAAAGTAGAATagcataatcaacacccacgtaTTTCTCATCTAACTaactaacccattgccttcaagtcgattccaactcgtagcaaccctataggacagagtagaactgcactgtagggtttccagggagcggctggtggatttgaactgtcgacctttttggtttgcagccatagctcttaaccactgcgccaccagggctccatctctcATCTAATAATTATCAACTCATTACCAGTGTGATTTCTTCTATACTCCCATCCACTTCCTTCCTGGCCACATTCCCTTTCCCCCTACACCTTAAGCAAGTCctagaaattatattttatttataaatatcttGGCATAGCTTTTTAGGATCCTCCAAGAGTGACCGatgaggtttgttttgttttgagttgcATAATGAACTTACAgatttaaacatatatataaaaaaaaaattttttttaatatgttttaaccCTTTGTAGCTTATTATCCTCATTTATGCTTAAATTGTTCCATCTTTAGAGAAGTGAATCCTTTTATGTAACCCTAGAAATCTTTGataatttccttcctttctgGTATGACATAAGTCTCCTACCTCATCTTATAGATTTCCCACTCCAGATCTGTCAATTTTCTAGGCGCCTGGGTTCCTTTTAATGGGAAATGGCAGAATCCATAATTTAGACTACTGGATttgtcattgcttctaggcctTTTCAGTGGATGGAGCTAGCTAATCTTTTTTAAAGATTAGATACATGATTAATTCAAACTGACACTTCTAAttcaagttttaaatttagaacgTTGGGGGTTTTACTTAACCTCAGTAATATTACTTATCTCCTTTCACATGTGCAAAAAAATCCTAGTTATCAGTGACACAGAATTATTCATTTGCTTTTATTCCACCTTACTGTCATTGCAGTCTCAAAATAATACAGCACTACCGCCAACAATATGATTACTGAAAGAGGCTTAGAAACAGTTGTAGTTCCTTCTATCCTTAGAGCATATCTCCCCAGAGATATATAATAAATTCTTGTATTTTAATGTCAAGTAGGATTATTTAAGTGTTATTATGTCATCAACTGGTACATGTTAAGTATATTCACAAAACCTTTTATTTACTTTAAAGAAATGTTGACCCTGATTTATTTAATATGTAGAGTTCTTCCAGTATATTTTAAGATATGCAACTTGGGATAAAAAATTTTACACCTAATACTTCAGTAGCCTCTCTCTTATAAACTGAGATGTGTGAATATTTTCCAGAATAAAGAATTTTTTATAgggatttttttcccattttctgtCCAAGACCCACACTGGGTGGTAGAATTGTTTTGTGAAAATTTAAGTACTTTGCTTTGGAAGACATCCGATGGAAAATAGTCTCTGGCTGAAAAAGGACTCTTACCTTTCTGTTGTAGCTCTATGTAACATCACCAAGAATATGAGtagtcatttgttttattttttcttatgtttaaATGCAGAAACCGAATAGCTAAATAATAAGCAATTAGAAATCATGAAACATCCAGTGGgccaaagcatttttttaaatattaaaatgagaAATGCTTGTTTCCCTTAGTCCATCATCTACCGCTAGGTACCCTGAAATGGGTCATAACAAAGTGGAGTTTCCTAGAACAGCATTTTTCCACTGGTTATGTTCAGAATAGTTTAAGGAATGTTTTACAGTTCCTGGACTCTACCTTAGACATTTTGAATCACATCTCTAGGGGATGTGCACAGtactttattttcttattcttcctAGGTTTTTTAATTCATCTAAATCAGACAGATTTAGAAACCATCGCTTTGCAGCTTAAAAAGTCAGCTACAATGCCAGAGAGATGGTACTTTTAGTGGCAGGAATACAACCCCCCCACcctgaaacccaaacccattgccattgagttgttccctattcatagcaaccctatagggcagagtagaactgccccatggggttcctaagactgtatctttatggaagcagactgccacatctttcttccacggagcagctcatgggtttgaaccactgacctttcagttagagccaggctcttaactactgtgctaccaaggcttcTAGCGGCAGGAGTAAAGGGATTATAGGTAGAACTGGACTAGCAAAAATTGGCCTCCTGTCTTGGATCCCTTTTCTTCTGTATgttgtgatttatttatttattttcaatttttattggtTTGGCACTGATGTCATAGTAACCAGACTGAGAACATCGTCTGATTCAGGGGATGTCTCAAATGATTTAGGGGAAATCTGAGTAAGCCCAGCAGAAAGGCAATATGAAAGACACTTGCCTTTTATCGACCTTGTATACACTAGCATAATTTATGCTAAAGAGGCATAAAGTTTCCTCGAAGTTTATAAGTGGTCCTGCCCAtctcaggagagagagagaatagctAGGGATTTAGAGATGAAGTCCTAACTAGTCCCAGTGACTATTTGCCTACAGcctgcaatgttctttttctggAACTGTCTTGGGAGCTTTGAGTGTTACGGATTTCAGTAGTCATAATCAGCCAATTATTTTGGGACTAACAGGTATGATAAGGAAAAATGAAAGGCATCTGACAGTATTAACACCTGAAGTAAAAGGGCAGTACCAAATAGTCTATAGCCAGTGGGCTACACCCAGACCCATTTGattaatcaaataaataaatatataaaacacattcAGTTTATCAGCTTGGTAAACAAAGATTGCTGCTCTTGCTTGATCAACCTGCCAACAACTCCCCTCTTCAGGAACTGGTTGTTGGTTTTAAATTTTGGAGATAAACATTATATCTTG comes from the Elephas maximus indicus isolate mEleMax1 chromosome 8, mEleMax1 primary haplotype, whole genome shotgun sequence genome and includes:
- the ARL4A gene encoding ADP-ribosylation factor-like protein 4A is translated as MGNGLSDQNSILSSLPSFQSFHIVILGLDCAGKTTVLYRLQFNEFVNTVPTKGFNTEKIKVTLGNSKTVTFHFWDVGGQEKLRPLWKSYTRCTDGIVFVVDSVDVERMEEAKTELHKITRISENQGVPVLIVANKQDLRNSLSLSEIEKLLAMGELSSSTPWHLQPTCAIIGDGLKEGLEKLHDMIIKRRKMLRQQKKKR